The following proteins are encoded in a genomic region of Rhodoferax aquaticus:
- a CDS encoding MBOAT family O-acyltransferase, with amino-acid sequence MLFNSYEFLFLYLPVVFCGFFWLARYGHNVSALWLAFASLFFYGWWSTKYIGLLLASILMNYSMAFLIGQVCGRAHAKFILIFAIAANLVLLGFYKYANFFIDMSNYVSGGSLHLVDIILPLGISFFTFTQIAFLVDVYRGEAREYNFIHYLLFVTYFPHLIAGPLLHHGQMMPQFAKSQTYRLHLDDVALGLSIFTIGLAKKVLLADNFGDYAGPVFAAAGLGIQPDFIEAWSGALAYTLQLYFDFSGYSDMAIGISMLFGVKLPINFNSPYKAANIIDFWRRWHMTLSQFLRDYLYIPLGGNRNGRFMRHMNLMLTMLLGGLWHGANWTFVIWGGLHGLYLVVNHAWQSLVADSLKLEGMAARTYKLVAMLFTFLCIVIAWIFFRAETFSSAMLVLKGCFGYGGISLPSTFGTLVERLGGLASVLPAGIGYGGVFLNIPGLGSMGGIAPFLKLLVIGMLIIWIAPNTQQFFNFGAQTGKSFRLFNWTISWQRKPVVGFIIGCVFCLAISKLDKVSTFLYYQF; translated from the coding sequence ATGCTGTTTAATTCATACGAATTTCTGTTTTTATACCTTCCCGTCGTATTTTGCGGATTTTTCTGGCTTGCCCGATATGGCCACAATGTGAGTGCGTTATGGCTTGCATTCGCTTCGTTGTTCTTCTATGGATGGTGGTCGACCAAATATATAGGCTTGCTCTTGGCGTCGATTCTCATGAATTACAGCATGGCCTTTCTGATCGGGCAGGTATGTGGTCGTGCTCATGCGAAGTTCATTCTCATATTTGCAATAGCCGCGAATCTGGTGCTGCTTGGCTTTTATAAATACGCCAATTTCTTTATAGATATGAGCAACTATGTGTCCGGTGGTTCGCTGCATTTGGTTGACATAATTCTGCCGTTGGGAATTTCATTTTTTACTTTCACGCAAATCGCATTTTTAGTGGATGTTTATCGTGGCGAAGCACGTGAATATAATTTCATTCACTATCTATTGTTTGTCACGTATTTTCCTCATCTAATTGCGGGGCCGCTTCTTCACCACGGGCAGATGATGCCCCAGTTCGCTAAGAGTCAAACATACAGATTACATCTGGATGACGTTGCACTCGGGCTGAGCATTTTCACTATAGGCTTGGCAAAAAAAGTACTGTTGGCAGATAATTTTGGCGATTACGCCGGACCGGTGTTTGCTGCCGCTGGTCTTGGAATACAGCCAGACTTCATCGAGGCGTGGAGCGGTGCGCTGGCCTACACGCTGCAACTGTACTTTGATTTCTCAGGCTATTCGGACATGGCAATTGGCATTTCCATGCTATTTGGTGTGAAACTGCCGATCAATTTCAATTCGCCGTACAAGGCAGCTAATATCATAGATTTCTGGCGCCGTTGGCACATGACGTTATCGCAATTTCTACGTGATTACCTCTATATTCCGCTGGGGGGCAACAGAAATGGAAGGTTCATGCGACATATGAATCTGATGCTCACGATGTTGTTGGGCGGGTTGTGGCATGGAGCTAATTGGACCTTCGTAATCTGGGGCGGACTGCATGGTCTCTACCTGGTTGTAAATCACGCGTGGCAATCCCTAGTTGCAGACAGCCTTAAGCTAGAGGGCATGGCCGCACGGACTTACAAATTGGTAGCGATGCTGTTTACGTTCTTGTGCATCGTCATCGCGTGGATATTTTTTCGCGCCGAAACTTTTTCCTCTGCCATGTTGGTGTTGAAAGGATGCTTTGGATATGGTGGCATTTCCCTGCCATCAACCTTCGGCACACTTGTGGAAAGATTGGGCGGTTTGGCAAGTGTGTTGCCAGCAGGGATTGGTTATGGCGGGGTATTCTTGAATATTCCCGGATTGGGGTCAATGGGAGGGATTGCGCCATTTTTAAAATTATTGGTGATAGGCATGCTGATCATTTGGATTGCGCCTAACACCCAGCAATTTTTCAACTTTGGTGCGCAAACTGGCAAGAGCTTCAGGTTGTTCAATTGGACGATCTCCTGGCAGCGAAAGCCGGTGGTCGGTTTCATTATTGGCTGTGTATTCTGCCTTGCCATAAGCAAGCTGGATAAGGTGAGCACTTTCCTCTATTACCAGTTCTGA
- a CDS encoding NAD-dependent epimerase/dehydratase family protein has product MSGNHASGVNTVVVIGASGFIGEHLLNTLTERSNIELRVLVHRKKAKIHAGVNFIEGDLLQPDSLDVLLLKDSIVINLAYLAQNNLEAMDNLAQACVKNKVRRLIHCSTAVVDGRSENDWVTESTPCVTTSDYEKTKLQIESSLCRAALGEFTITILRPTAVFGPGGKNLLKLANELMNGNQWINYVRSCLFSSRSLNLVAVENVVAALEFLLAAENVDREVFIISDDDSPKNNYRDIENRLLAGFGISYLFPRVPMPKWCLKVLLRVAGKANINPSKKYSDRKLSELGFKKPQGLEAAVDRFSSWYKGAHPKRT; this is encoded by the coding sequence ATGAGTGGTAATCACGCATCTGGGGTGAATACAGTCGTCGTTATCGGTGCTTCGGGGTTCATCGGCGAGCATCTGTTGAATACGCTGACCGAGCGCTCGAATATTGAACTCCGGGTTCTGGTACACCGCAAAAAAGCGAAGATCCATGCTGGCGTCAACTTTATAGAAGGCGATCTGCTGCAGCCTGATTCGTTGGATGTATTACTCCTTAAAGACAGCATTGTGATCAACTTGGCCTATCTTGCGCAGAACAATCTTGAGGCAATGGATAATCTTGCACAGGCATGCGTGAAGAATAAGGTCAGACGTTTGATACATTGCAGCACGGCAGTCGTGGACGGCAGGTCTGAAAATGATTGGGTCACTGAAAGTACGCCCTGTGTCACAACGTCAGATTATGAAAAAACAAAATTGCAAATAGAGTCGTCTTTGTGTAGGGCTGCCCTTGGCGAATTCACAATCACAATTCTCAGGCCGACTGCCGTGTTCGGTCCGGGAGGTAAAAATCTCCTCAAACTGGCGAACGAGTTGATGAATGGAAATCAGTGGATCAACTATGTCAGATCCTGCTTGTTCAGTAGCAGAAGCTTGAATCTGGTCGCTGTTGAAAACGTGGTTGCCGCGCTAGAGTTTCTATTGGCCGCCGAAAATGTGGACCGTGAAGTTTTCATAATTTCCGATGATGATTCCCCCAAAAATAACTATCGCGACATAGAGAATCGGTTGCTTGCGGGCTTTGGAATATCCTACCTTTTTCCAAGAGTACCCATGCCGAAGTGGTGCCTTAAAGTACTTTTGCGTGTGGCAGGTAAAGCGAATATCAATCCATCAAAAAAATACAGTGATAGAAAGCTCTCAGAGTTAGGTTTTAAAAAGCCTCAAGGGCTTGAGGCAGCAGTAGATAGGTTTTCATCGTGGTATAAGGGTGCTCATCCCAAGCGGACGTAA
- a CDS encoding glycosyltransferase WbsX family protein, producing the protein MTEKVAQNRKARVIAFYLPQFHPTPENDQWWGKGFTEWTNVASAKPLFKGHEQPVIPADLGFYDLRLPETRAAQAEMAAAYGVAGFCYWHYWFNGRRMLERPFDEVLASDSPDFPFCLGWANHSWNGIWKDEPHRRLIDQTYPGEADDRAHFDYLLTAFRDHRYMTVDGKPILVIFKPTDMPDAKRRFDLWRELALQAGLKGLHIVGINMLDFKDSTALGLDAVIASTLAVTNTGNSVVNEATRIMWGIRRRFSLGGPRIVEYSEAIKHLVPDLNQFDCEAYPCVYPNWDNTPRKGRKGLVLANSTPALFEEHVKAAVVALDDRADEHKLVFLKSWNEWAEGNHLEPDAKWGHAYLEALKRVIG; encoded by the coding sequence ATGACTGAAAAAGTCGCCCAGAACAGAAAAGCACGCGTCATCGCCTTCTATTTGCCGCAGTTTCATCCCACCCCGGAAAACGACCAGTGGTGGGGTAAAGGGTTTACAGAGTGGACTAATGTGGCCAGTGCGAAGCCCTTATTCAAGGGGCATGAGCAACCGGTCATTCCGGCAGACTTGGGGTTTTACGATCTCAGGTTGCCAGAGACCAGGGCGGCACAAGCCGAGATGGCGGCAGCTTATGGGGTGGCAGGTTTTTGCTATTGGCACTACTGGTTCAATGGTCGCCGGATGCTGGAGCGTCCATTTGATGAGGTGCTTGCGTCGGATTCGCCTGATTTTCCATTCTGTCTGGGCTGGGCCAATCACTCTTGGAACGGAATCTGGAAGGACGAGCCGCATCGACGATTGATCGACCAGACCTATCCGGGCGAGGCCGATGACAGGGCTCACTTCGACTACCTGCTGACAGCCTTTCGCGACCATCGTTATATGACAGTTGATGGCAAGCCTATCCTGGTGATCTTCAAGCCGACTGACATGCCGGATGCCAAGCGGCGCTTCGACCTGTGGCGTGAGTTGGCACTACAGGCAGGTCTCAAGGGCTTGCATATCGTGGGCATCAATATGCTGGATTTCAAGGATTCAACGGCGCTTGGGTTGGATGCCGTTATCGCATCTACGCTGGCGGTGACCAATACGGGGAATTCGGTGGTAAACGAAGCCACCCGAATCATGTGGGGCATCAGACGCCGCTTTTCTTTGGGCGGGCCGCGCATCGTCGAATATAGCGAGGCGATCAAGCACCTTGTTCCTGATCTGAACCAGTTTGATTGCGAGGCCTATCCCTGCGTTTACCCCAATTGGGACAACACGCCGCGCAAGGGGCGCAAAGGCTTGGTGCTGGCAAATTCGACCCCCGCACTTTTTGAGGAGCATGTGAAAGCGGCTGTGGTTGCCTTGGATGATCGTGCCGATGAACACAAGCTGGTCTTTCTGAAATCCTGGAACGAGTGGGCCGAAGGCAATCATCTGGAGCCGGATGCCAAATGGGGCCACGCCTATCTAGAAGCGCTCAAGCGAGTGATTGGATGA
- a CDS encoding class I SAM-dependent methyltransferase yields MTMYKKVEKCRICGNTHLERVLDLGDQMLTGVFPREKGAKVTTGPLHLVKCVGGGEACGLLQMGHSYDLGEMYGENYGYRSGLNASMVAHLNNKVKRILGTVELQAGDLVIDIGSNDSTTLQAYPASGPVLVGVDPTGVKFHSYYPPHIQLIPDFFSAALVQARFPGQKAKVVTSFSMFYDLEDPVGFMRQVYEVLADDGVWVFEQSYMPTMLDTNSYDTVCHEHLEFYALRQIKWMADRVGFKILDVEFNDINGGSFSITVAKSHGDESAVPSVQKILDEEQAKGLDTLEPYHAFAERVLQTKGDLLGFIATARAEGKTVSVLGASTKGNVLLQYCAFTAKEVDFVGEVNPEKYGCYTPGTWIPIIPEEELLTKKPDYVIVLPWHFRKFFTSNKKLSGMNLVFPLPQVEVVKIA; encoded by the coding sequence ATGACGATGTACAAAAAAGTAGAGAAATGCAGAATTTGTGGCAACACGCATCTGGAGCGTGTGCTGGATTTGGGCGACCAAATGCTCACGGGCGTGTTTCCCCGCGAGAAGGGGGCTAAGGTTACAACTGGCCCGCTGCATTTGGTGAAGTGCGTGGGGGGGGGGGAGGCGTGTGGCCTGCTGCAGATGGGGCATTCCTACGACTTGGGCGAAATGTATGGTGAGAACTATGGCTACCGCTCCGGCTTGAATGCCAGCATGGTCGCGCACCTCAACAACAAGGTGAAGCGCATCCTTGGCACGGTGGAGTTGCAAGCAGGCGACTTGGTCATCGATATTGGCAGCAACGACAGCACCACCTTGCAGGCTTATCCCGCGAGTGGCCCGGTACTGGTGGGGGTTGATCCGACGGGCGTGAAGTTTCACAGCTATTACCCACCGCACATTCAGCTGATTCCGGATTTCTTTTCCGCTGCGCTGGTACAGGCCCGTTTCCCTGGGCAGAAGGCCAAGGTTGTTACTTCGTTTTCCATGTTTTATGACCTGGAGGACCCGGTGGGCTTCATGCGCCAGGTGTATGAAGTGCTTGCAGACGATGGGGTTTGGGTATTTGAGCAAAGCTACATGCCGACCATGCTGGATACGAATTCGTATGACACGGTGTGTCACGAGCATCTGGAGTTCTACGCACTGCGCCAGATCAAGTGGATGGCCGATCGGGTGGGCTTCAAGATCCTCGATGTGGAATTCAACGACATCAATGGGGGCAGTTTTTCGATAACAGTCGCGAAATCGCATGGTGATGAGTCTGCGGTTCCGTCAGTCCAGAAAATTCTCGATGAAGAGCAGGCAAAGGGTCTCGATACCTTAGAGCCCTACCATGCCTTTGCGGAGCGCGTGCTGCAAACCAAGGGCGATCTGCTGGGCTTTATAGCAACTGCGCGTGCTGAAGGCAAGACAGTGTCGGTGCTGGGCGCATCCACCAAGGGCAATGTGCTGCTGCAATACTGCGCCTTTACCGCCAAGGAAGTTGACTTTGTGGGTGAGGTCAATCCTGAGAAGTACGGCTGCTATACACCTGGCACCTGGATTCCGATCATCCCCGAAGAAGAACTGCTTACGAAGAAGCCGGATTACGTCATCGTGCTCCCATGGCATTTCCGGAAATTCTTCACGTCGAACAAGAAGCTTTCCGGCATGAACCTAGTGTTCCCGTTGCCTCAAGTCGAAGTCGTAAAAATCGCCTAG
- a CDS encoding GDP-mannose 4,6-dehydratase has protein sequence MAEQLLAKGCRIIGAVRNTDNAKARLPAALKSDAELVAWDMLDQKRMTEVLAEYAPAEIYNFAAYSSGAGMFDDPVGIGEVNGLAVLRMLEAIRAVDVNIRFCQASSREIFGEAVESPQSESTPVNPRSPYGAAKLYADSMIRIYRQRYGLFACAAILFNHESPRRGLEFVTRKITREAAKIKLGLAKELHLGNLDAQRDWGFAGDYVRAMWLMLQQERADDYVLATGKAHTVRELCEFAFGRLGLDYRDYVREDALAYRPVEPALLVGNAAKANRKLGWKPEIEFRELVHMMVDADLRSLGAGI, from the coding sequence TTGGCGGAGCAGTTGCTCGCCAAGGGGTGCCGTATCATCGGCGCAGTTAGAAATACAGATAATGCGAAAGCGCGTCTGCCCGCAGCGTTGAAGTCTGACGCTGAGTTGGTCGCATGGGACATGCTGGATCAGAAGCGCATGACGGAAGTGTTGGCAGAATATGCCCCAGCGGAAATTTATAACTTTGCCGCTTATTCCTCTGGCGCGGGCATGTTCGATGACCCTGTGGGTATCGGTGAGGTGAACGGGCTAGCTGTGCTCCGTATGCTGGAGGCGATTCGGGCAGTCGACGTGAATATCCGTTTCTGTCAAGCATCCAGCCGGGAGATTTTTGGTGAGGCAGTTGAAAGTCCGCAGAGCGAATCTACGCCCGTCAATCCGCGCAGCCCCTATGGAGCAGCAAAACTCTACGCAGATTCCATGATCCGCATTTATCGGCAACGTTACGGCCTCTTTGCGTGCGCGGCAATTCTCTTTAACCACGAAAGCCCGCGCCGTGGTTTGGAGTTTGTGACGCGGAAGATCACGCGCGAAGCAGCCAAGATCAAGCTAGGCCTAGCAAAGGAGTTGCACCTCGGCAACCTGGATGCCCAGAGGGACTGGGGTTTTGCCGGCGACTATGTCCGCGCCATGTGGTTGATGCTGCAGCAGGAGCGGGCGGATGACTATGTGTTGGCGACAGGCAAAGCGCACACGGTGCGTGAGTTATGCGAATTCGCTTTTGGTCGCTTGGGGCTGGATTATCGCGATTATGTGCGTGAGGATGCATTGGCCTATCGGCCTGTTGAGCCCGCGTTACTGGTTGGTAACGCTGCTAAGGCCAATCGCAAGCTGGGCTGGAAACCGGAGATTGAGTTTAGAGAACTGGTGCACATGATGGTGGACGCAGACTTGCGAAGCTTGGGTGCGGGTATTTGA
- a CDS encoding glycosyltransferase family 2 protein, translated as MTTTATPKLSICIATFKRGAFIGETLDSILGQMEPGIEVVVVDGASPDDTPKVMARYAAAHPEIRYFRESVNSGVDADFDKAVGYAKGEFCWLMTDDDLLRPGAVAAVLAALGSEDDLIIVNAEVRGVDLSELYEKQRLVFDADKVYRASDREAFFAETAAYLSFIGCVVIRRTGWLARERSAYYGSLFIHVGVIFQNPPISNVKVISEPQIIVRYGNAMWTSRSFEIWMFKWPGLVWSFPDISDEAKRKVCRREPWRSAKALFHNRALGAYSSVEFKKIKQSDVGKLEKMVAYLLSVFPASLANLVMVTYFSLLATPARIALHDLLFSRNAGVLSRMSARVLTRRNR; from the coding sequence ATGACAACTACTGCAACACCCAAACTGTCCATTTGTATTGCTACCTTCAAAAGGGGGGCATTCATCGGCGAGACGCTGGATTCCATCTTGGGCCAGATGGAGCCCGGCATCGAGGTCGTTGTTGTGGATGGCGCTTCGCCGGATGACACGCCTAAGGTGATGGCGCGGTATGCGGCTGCACACCCGGAGATTCGCTACTTTCGAGAATCTGTGAACTCCGGTGTGGATGCCGATTTCGACAAGGCGGTGGGCTACGCGAAAGGCGAGTTTTGCTGGCTGATGACTGATGATGACTTGCTGCGCCCGGGTGCAGTGGCGGCCGTGTTGGCTGCACTTGGAAGTGAGGATGATCTGATTATCGTCAACGCCGAGGTAAGAGGCGTGGATCTTTCCGAGTTGTATGAGAAGCAGCGGCTGGTGTTCGACGCAGACAAGGTATATCGCGCGTCAGATCGCGAAGCGTTCTTTGCGGAAACCGCTGCTTACCTTTCATTCATCGGCTGTGTGGTGATTCGGCGTACAGGCTGGCTGGCCAGGGAGCGTTCCGCTTATTACGGCTCCCTGTTCATCCATGTCGGGGTAATCTTTCAGAACCCACCCATTTCAAATGTCAAGGTGATTTCTGAGCCGCAAATCATCGTCCGCTATGGCAATGCAATGTGGACCTCGCGCAGTTTCGAAATCTGGATGTTTAAGTGGCCCGGATTGGTATGGTCATTCCCAGATATTTCGGACGAGGCAAAAAGAAAGGTCTGTCGGCGTGAGCCTTGGCGCAGCGCGAAGGCGCTATTCCACAACCGGGCGCTCGGAGCATATTCATCGGTCGAGTTTAAAAAAATCAAGCAAAGCGACGTTGGAAAGCTTGAAAAAATGGTCGCGTACCTGTTGAGCGTATTTCCGGCATCGCTCGCGAATCTGGTGATGGTGACTTATTTTTCGTTGCTGGCAACACCGGCCCGAATAGCGTTGCATGACCTGTTGTTCAGTCGGAATGCAGGGGTGCTGAGTCGTATGTCCGCCCGTGTTCTGACCCGCAGGAATCGCTGA
- a CDS encoding FkbM family methyltransferase has protein sequence MNYLLDVRDRQRIAIALSKGAAMMLARNIDLKQPSTWEFSGFSQNGEDGILDVLRKNLKCSNRYFIEIGAADGIENNTGWLLVAEKYNGLLIEGSQQLVERARRTVVGYSIGAEIHNMFVTKESIRDLKVLAMHHDPDVFSLDIDGNDYHIAQAIFDAGFRPKIFAVEYNSVYGPERRMTIEYQPTFVFTQAHPTHLYYGVSISGWRRFFEQHGYRFVTVDRNGVNGFFVDPKHFDASFLVGVNGLAFVENQSQYKKFRIPNEQQFALIADQKFVTI, from the coding sequence ATGAACTATCTGCTGGATGTACGCGATCGTCAGCGCATCGCAATCGCACTGAGCAAAGGGGCGGCAATGATGCTGGCTCGCAACATCGATTTGAAACAACCCTCGACCTGGGAGTTTTCCGGCTTCAGCCAGAATGGTGAGGATGGCATCTTGGACGTTTTGCGCAAGAATCTGAAGTGTAGCAACCGTTACTTCATCGAGATTGGCGCTGCAGATGGCATCGAGAACAACACGGGGTGGTTACTTGTGGCTGAGAAATACAACGGACTGTTGATCGAAGGTAGCCAGCAACTAGTTGAACGAGCAAGACGGACTGTTGTTGGCTACAGCATCGGTGCGGAAATCCACAACATGTTCGTAACGAAGGAAAGCATACGCGACTTGAAAGTGCTGGCTATGCACCACGACCCCGATGTGTTCTCGCTCGATATCGACGGCAACGACTATCACATCGCACAAGCCATCTTCGATGCCGGCTTCCGCCCTAAGATTTTCGCTGTTGAATACAACTCGGTCTATGGTCCGGAGCGCAGAATGACCATCGAATACCAGCCCACTTTTGTGTTTACCCAGGCGCACCCCACGCACCTGTATTACGGCGTGTCGATCTCGGGCTGGCGGAGATTCTTTGAACAACACGGCTATCGATTCGTGACGGTAGATCGCAACGGTGTGAATGGATTTTTTGTGGATCCCAAGCATTTTGATGCTTCCTTCCTAGTTGGAGTCAACGGACTGGCCTTTGTAGAGAACCAGTCCCAGTACAAGAAATTCCGCATCCCGAACGAGCAGCAGTTCGCTTTAATCGCCGACCAGAAGTTCGTGACCATTTAG
- a CDS encoding methyltransferase domain-containing protein has protein sequence MKSAENQTLFEEMIMSELSGNKLWKSILRNMNESASLKEETMRKEIKSAKIDANTQNLLEAIYLEEDREASFKRFLESQEYKALFNEILRQTGGNLDAKICEVGAGPGFLGVALTKSGFKNVCMLEPNGEWITGTGFISNIAKQHGVSIWNDLNKWYDSDELYDFIITKACVHHFGNVSKVAAEIRCKLKHDGKWLMFDEYFANTAEDLYLALVEHSHVIKYGQYEWPYSAALYVDMVQLVGYKLDEVLPTRYENNYIARNASEKVRLSTLITKLTKVLIRLRLTVLVFGLERVMDKFFGISRRFRLFTFPQLLVFKKSNIVFPSVPSNKLPS, from the coding sequence TTGAAAAGCGCAGAAAACCAAACATTATTTGAGGAAATGATTATGAGCGAACTAAGTGGGAATAAGTTGTGGAAGTCAATATTGCGTAATATGAATGAATCTGCTTCGCTTAAAGAAGAAACAATGAGAAAGGAAATCAAAAGTGCAAAAATAGATGCAAACACTCAAAATCTATTGGAGGCAATTTACTTGGAGGAAGATCGAGAAGCAAGTTTTAAACGATTTTTGGAAAGCCAAGAATATAAAGCGCTCTTCAATGAAATTTTGCGACAAACAGGTGGAAACCTTGATGCTAAAATTTGTGAGGTCGGTGCTGGCCCAGGGTTTTTGGGTGTTGCATTAACAAAATCTGGATTTAAAAATGTATGCATGCTTGAACCCAATGGAGAGTGGATAACCGGAACGGGGTTCATCTCAAATATTGCAAAGCAACATGGTGTGTCAATATGGAATGATTTAAATAAATGGTATGACTCTGATGAGTTGTATGATTTCATAATCACAAAGGCTTGTGTTCATCACTTTGGAAATGTCAGCAAGGTGGCTGCGGAAATTAGATGCAAGCTAAAGCATGATGGAAAGTGGCTGATGTTTGATGAATACTTTGCGAACACAGCTGAAGATTTGTACTTGGCCTTGGTAGAGCATTCACATGTCATTAAATACGGGCAATATGAATGGCCATATTCTGCTGCACTTTATGTTGATATGGTGCAGTTGGTTGGATATAAACTCGATGAAGTGTTGCCCACAAGGTACGAAAATAACTATATAGCGCGGAATGCATCGGAAAAAGTTAGGCTTTCCACGTTAATAACCAAGTTAACTAAAGTTCTAATCAGGCTAAGGTTAACGGTATTGGTATTTGGTCTTGAAAGGGTAATGGATAAATTTTTTGGAATCTCTCGGAGATTTAGGTTGTTTACTTTTCCGCAGTTGCTTGTATTCAAGAAAAGCAATATCGTTTTTCCGAGCGTGCCATCAAACAAGTTACCTTCTTAA
- a CDS encoding lipopolysaccharide biosynthesis protein yields MTLSRNLLAGLANSIWSALIGLAAVPFYLKYLGMEAYGLIGFFVTTQAVLSLLDMGMAPTINREVARCSASGDLKEAGKLLHTLAVVYWGMAGAIALLILALAPLIAEYWLQSKQLSAQTITHAVMLMGLVVACRWPIGLYQGALMGAQRLAVTSLINIAMVTIGSLGAVAVLALVSPTIEAFFIWQVFVGLAYAIVIRRAAWGVVEFDVKKKFEIEELKRIWRFSAGMSAIALTGIVFTQLDKILLSKILGLEGFGHYMLATAVVSGLYTMVTPMFNVMYPKFTALAVNNEVEKLEVLYRVSMQFLSSILFPASMLLTFFSEELVFVWTSNEALAMSVAPIIAFLSVGSALHGVMFLPYALQMAFGRTKLIFKNNVILMMALVPLIIILSSYFGALGGAEAWFMLHILSTLIVTWQVQRYLLYGSAKWYLVDALAPLILSFAIGGLGNYFFQLNGYSAYAKLAGGGGLALVSVILSLLMAKQLRIRILMAIGYKIPKHRYI; encoded by the coding sequence GTGACTCTTAGTCGCAATTTGCTGGCAGGGCTGGCAAATTCAATTTGGTCAGCCTTAATTGGGTTGGCTGCGGTGCCCTTTTATCTCAAATATTTGGGGATGGAAGCCTATGGTTTGATCGGCTTCTTTGTCACCACGCAAGCCGTGCTGAGCCTGCTTGACATGGGTATGGCACCCACCATCAACCGCGAGGTTGCCCGTTGTTCAGCATCGGGCGACCTGAAGGAAGCCGGCAAGCTACTGCACACCTTGGCCGTGGTCTATTGGGGTATGGCGGGGGCAATCGCTTTGTTGATTTTGGCGCTTGCACCTTTGATAGCGGAATACTGGCTGCAATCCAAACAGCTTTCAGCGCAAACCATCACGCATGCAGTGATGCTGATGGGACTTGTCGTGGCTTGTCGCTGGCCGATTGGCCTGTACCAAGGTGCCTTAATGGGTGCCCAGCGGTTAGCAGTAACGAGCTTGATAAATATTGCCATGGTAACGATAGGGAGCTTGGGTGCAGTGGCCGTACTCGCCCTTGTCTCGCCGACGATTGAGGCATTCTTTATTTGGCAGGTTTTTGTCGGTCTTGCCTATGCAATAGTAATTCGCAGGGCTGCGTGGGGAGTCGTTGAGTTTGATGTTAAGAAAAAATTTGAAATTGAAGAATTAAAACGGATATGGCGCTTTTCTGCGGGGATGAGCGCGATTGCTCTGACTGGCATTGTGTTCACTCAATTAGATAAGATCCTTCTCAGCAAGATACTTGGGCTGGAAGGATTTGGCCACTACATGCTAGCAACGGCTGTAGTAAGTGGTCTTTATACGATGGTTACTCCGATGTTTAATGTGATGTATCCAAAATTTACTGCGCTTGCAGTGAATAACGAAGTCGAAAAACTGGAAGTTCTCTATAGAGTTTCTATGCAATTTCTCTCATCAATACTATTTCCGGCATCAATGCTGCTTACTTTCTTTTCCGAGGAATTGGTTTTTGTATGGACATCAAATGAAGCGCTTGCAATGAGTGTTGCGCCGATTATTGCATTCTTATCGGTTGGCTCAGCTCTGCATGGAGTAATGTTTTTGCCCTATGCTTTGCAAATGGCATTTGGGAGGACAAAGTTAATTTTCAAAAATAATGTCATATTAATGATGGCTTTAGTTCCATTGATAATAATATTATCCAGTTATTTTGGTGCTCTGGGCGGTGCTGAAGCGTGGTTTATGTTGCATATCTTGTCTACCCTAATTGTTACGTGGCAAGTTCAACGATACCTGCTTTACGGTTCTGCCAAATGGTATTTGGTCGATGCTCTCGCGCCGTTAATTTTGTCTTTTGCAATTGGAGGCTTGGGGAACTACTTTTTTCAGTTAAATGGATATTCTGCATACGCAAAGTTGGCAGGGGGAGGTGGGTTGGCCCTGGTATCTGTAATCCTGTCATTGTTAATGGCGAAACAATTGCGCATTCGAATATTGATGGCAATTGGCTACAAAATTCCAAAGCATCGCTATATTTAA